One window of Dechloromonas sp. ZY10 genomic DNA carries:
- a CDS encoding DUF779 domain-containing protein has protein sequence MVDRVTATPAALALIEQLKATHGPALIFHQSGGCCDNSAPNCYLPGDLAIGPYDIHLGEIGGVPFYINAGQYEYWKHTQLIVDAVPGASDNFSLECGTGLSFLSRSRLFTDAEWAELQAAGLV, from the coding sequence ATGGTTGACCGTGTCACCGCCACCCCAGCCGCACTGGCCCTGATCGAACAGCTCAAAGCCACCCATGGCCCGGCGCTGATCTTTCACCAATCCGGCGGCTGCTGCGACAACAGCGCCCCCAACTGCTACCTGCCGGGCGACCTCGCCATCGGCCCCTACGACATCCACCTCGGCGAAATCGGCGGCGTGCCTTTCTACATCAACGCCGGCCAGTATGAGTATTGGAAGCACACCCAACTGATCGTCGATGCCGTCCCCGGCGCCAGCGACAATTTTTCTCTCGAATGCGGCACCGGCCTCTCCTTCCTCAGCCGCTCCCGCCTGTTCACCGATGCCGAATGGGCCGAACTCCAGGCCGCCGGCCTGGTTTGA
- a CDS encoding c-type cytochrome, with amino-acid sequence MHKLSLLALSLFLLAGSAAHASEAIVKKARCVACHTIDQKRVGPAYQDVAAKYKGDAKAPARLFDKVRAGGAGVWGDIPMLAHPADKISDDDLKAAIAWILALH; translated from the coding sequence ATGCACAAACTCAGTCTTCTCGCCCTCAGCCTGTTCCTGCTCGCCGGCTCGGCCGCCCACGCCAGCGAAGCCATCGTCAAGAAAGCCCGCTGCGTCGCCTGCCACACCATCGACCAAAAGCGCGTCGGCCCCGCCTACCAGGACGTTGCCGCCAAATACAAAGGCGACGCCAAAGCCCCCGCCCGCCTCTTCGACAAAGTCCGCGCCGGCGGCGCCGGCGTCTGGGGCGACATCCCGATGCTGGCCCACCCGGCCGACAAGATCAGCGACGACGACCTCAAGGCGGCGATTGCCTGGATTCTGGCGCTGCACTGA
- a CDS encoding cache domain-containing protein: MPPRSLRAPLLGLTLTLATGAVLAAEHATPREARALFDQAVRYLQANGPEKAWPAFNNRKGPFVRKDLYVYVIDRQGTYVANGAAPEALVGLKVLDSVDAAGNPLFREMLAVTEKQDEAKIRYVWLNRQSNHVEPKVAWLHRAGDYVLGVGYYAPRSTADDARKLLDAASAQLRRVGAGKAFASFNDPRGTFVRDDLYVFAVDLQNGQFLAHGMNPQLTGTDAASLHDVEGRPLVQQMIELARSKGEGTVDYVWRNPVTNAVEQKRTFVRREQDSLIGVGFYRE; the protein is encoded by the coding sequence ATGCCCCCTCGTTCCCTACGCGCCCCGCTGCTTGGGCTGACCCTGACCCTCGCCACCGGCGCCGTTCTGGCCGCCGAACACGCCACCCCGCGCGAGGCCCGCGCGCTGTTCGACCAGGCGGTGCGCTACCTGCAGGCCAACGGCCCGGAGAAGGCGTGGCCGGCGTTCAACAACCGCAAGGGCCCCTTCGTGCGCAAGGACCTCTACGTGTATGTGATCGACCGCCAGGGCACCTACGTCGCCAACGGCGCGGCACCGGAGGCGCTGGTCGGACTCAAGGTACTCGACAGCGTCGATGCGGCCGGTAATCCGCTGTTCCGCGAAATGCTCGCGGTCACCGAGAAACAGGACGAAGCCAAGATCCGTTACGTCTGGCTCAACCGCCAGAGCAACCACGTCGAGCCCAAGGTGGCCTGGCTGCACCGCGCCGGCGACTACGTGCTCGGCGTCGGCTACTACGCGCCGCGCTCGACCGCCGACGATGCGCGCAAGCTGCTCGATGCGGCCAGCGCGCAGCTGCGCCGGGTCGGCGCCGGCAAGGCCTTCGCCAGCTTCAACGACCCCCGTGGCACCTTCGTCCGCGACGACCTTTACGTTTTCGCGGTCGACCTGCAAAACGGCCAATTTCTGGCGCACGGAATGAATCCCCAGCTGACCGGTACCGATGCCGCCAGCCTGCACGATGTCGAAGGCCGGCCGCTGGTGCAGCAGATGATCGAACTGGCCAGGAGCAAGGGCGAAGGCACGGTCGATTACGTCTGGCGCAACCCGGTAACCAATGCCGTCGAGCAGAAGCGGACTTTCGTCCGCCGCGAACAGGACAGCCTGATCGGGGTCGGTTTTTATCGCGAATGA
- a CDS encoding aldehyde dehydrogenase family protein encodes MIYAAPGTAGAKIAYKAKYDNFINGKWTPPVKGEYFDVLTPVNGQVYTQAARSTAEDIELALDAAHAAFPKWGKTDATTRSNILLKIADRLEANLELLAYAETVDNGKPIRETLNADIPLAVDHFRYFAGCLRSQEGGISEIDENTMAYHIHEPLGVVGQIIPWNFPILMAAWKLAPALGAGNCVVLKPAESTPISILILMELIADLLPPGVLNIVNGLGREAGMPLATSKRIAKIAFTGSTATGRVIAQAAANNLIPATLELGGKSPNIFFADVMDKDDGFLDKAIEGLVLFAFNQGEVCTCPSRALIQESIYDKFMERCLKRVAAIKQGSPLDTETMIGAQASQLQMDKIQSYLALGKEEGAQVLIGGERAQLGGDLAGGYYIQPTLFKGHNKMRIFQEEIFGPVLAVTTFKDEAEALAIANDTLYGLGAGVWSRNGNVAYRMGRAIQAGRVWTNCYHAYPAHAAFGGYKESGIGRETHKVMLDHYQQTKNLLVSYTESKLGFF; translated from the coding sequence ATGATCTACGCAGCCCCTGGCACCGCCGGCGCCAAGATTGCCTACAAGGCAAAATACGACAACTTCATCAACGGCAAGTGGACGCCGCCGGTCAAGGGCGAGTACTTCGACGTCCTGACCCCGGTCAATGGCCAGGTCTACACCCAGGCCGCCCGCTCTACCGCCGAAGACATCGAACTGGCGCTGGATGCCGCCCACGCCGCCTTCCCGAAATGGGGCAAGACCGACGCGACGACCCGCTCCAACATCCTGCTCAAGATTGCCGACCGCCTCGAAGCCAACCTTGAACTGCTGGCCTACGCCGAGACCGTCGATAACGGCAAGCCGATCCGCGAAACCCTGAACGCCGACATCCCGCTCGCCGTCGACCACTTCCGCTACTTCGCCGGCTGCCTGCGCTCGCAGGAAGGCGGCATTTCGGAAATCGATGAGAACACCATGGCTTACCACATCCATGAGCCCCTCGGTGTTGTCGGCCAGATCATTCCCTGGAACTTCCCGATCCTGATGGCCGCCTGGAAGCTGGCCCCGGCCCTCGGCGCCGGTAACTGCGTCGTCCTGAAGCCGGCCGAATCCACCCCGATCTCGATCCTGATCCTGATGGAGCTGATCGCCGACCTGCTGCCGCCGGGCGTGCTCAACATCGTCAATGGCCTCGGCCGCGAAGCCGGCATGCCGCTGGCAACTTCCAAGCGGATCGCCAAGATCGCCTTCACTGGCTCGACCGCCACCGGCCGCGTCATCGCCCAGGCCGCTGCCAACAACCTGATCCCGGCCACTCTGGAACTCGGCGGCAAGTCGCCCAACATCTTCTTTGCCGACGTGATGGACAAGGACGACGGCTTCCTTGATAAAGCCATCGAAGGTCTGGTGCTGTTCGCCTTCAACCAGGGCGAAGTGTGTACCTGCCCGAGCCGCGCGCTGATCCAGGAATCGATCTACGACAAGTTCATGGAACGCTGCCTCAAGCGCGTTGCTGCGATCAAGCAAGGCTCGCCGCTCGACACCGAAACCATGATCGGCGCCCAGGCCTCGCAGTTGCAGATGGACAAGATCCAGTCCTACCTTGCCCTCGGCAAGGAAGAAGGTGCGCAAGTGCTGATCGGCGGCGAACGCGCCCAACTCGGTGGCGACCTGGCCGGCGGCTATTACATCCAGCCGACGCTGTTCAAGGGCCACAACAAGATGCGCATCTTCCAGGAAGAAATCTTCGGGCCGGTGCTCGCGGTGACCACCTTCAAGGACGAAGCCGAAGCCCTGGCCATCGCCAACGACACCCTCTACGGCCTCGGCGCCGGCGTCTGGAGCCGCAACGGCAACGTCGCCTACCGCATGGGCCGCGCCATCCAGGCCGGCCGCGTGTGGACCAACTGCTACCACGCCTACCCGGCGCACGCTGCCTTCGGCGGCTACAAGGAATCCGGGATCGGTCGCGAGACCCACAAGGTCATGCTCGACCACTACCAGCAAACGAAGAACCTGCTCGTCTCCTACACCGAGAGCAAGCTCGGCTTCTTCTGA